Within the Pseudomonas mendocina genome, the region GACAGCTATCTGACCCTGCTCGATGCCCAGCGCCAGCTGTTCAGCGTGCGCCAGCAGCTGATCACCGACCGCCTGGCCCAGCTCAGCAGCGAAGTCGAGCTGTACAAGGCCCTGGGTGGTGGCTGGAGCGATACGGGGAGCAATGCTCCACAAGGTTGACCGCGCGTAACCCGCTTCAAGGACGACCTTCCCCAACGCGCCGCCCCCGCAGTCTTTGCGGGGGCGTTTTTTTTGCTGGGTTACGACGTTTCGTAGCCCGGATGAAATCCGGGGGCCGGGAACGCTGCGTGTCGGCGATTAGGACTGGCCTGCGGCTAATGCCTGCCGGTTAAGGTTTTCTAGACGATGCCGCTGCATCGAGTCGTAATTCAGAACACTAGGCTTCGCGGACGAGTCCGCTCCCCACAGGGATAGCCGTACCCGCTGCGAGCGCTGAACAACTGTGGGAGCGGACTTGTCCGCGATAGCTCTTTGACTCACAAGCGCCATCCGCTGCTGCTTGATCAACTGAAAATGCCGCAATCCTGTAGTGCCGTGCCGCCGCTCAGCCCAACGCAGCCAACAACTGCGCGCAATCCTGCGCATGCAGCCCGGTCAGCTCCGGCCAGGGGTTGTCCGGCAGGTTGACCAGCACCCCGCGCGCGCCCGCAGCCTGGGCGCATTCCAGGTCGAAGCGGTAGTCGCCGACCATCACCAGTTCCTGCGGCTTGACCGCCCAGCGCTCGGCCAGATGCAGCAAACCGCCCGGATGCGGCTTGGGCGGTGCTTCATCGCGGCCGAGGATATCGGCCGTGGCGAAGCAGTCATCCAGGCCGATGGCCTGCAGCGTCAGCAACGCCAACGGATGGGCATTGCGAGTCAGGATGCCGAGCTGGCAGCCGCGCTCGCACAGCGCCCTCACCAGCTCGATGGCCCCTGGTGCCGGGCGTGAGGCCACTGCCAGCTCGCGTTCGTGCTCCAGCAGCCAGGCATGCTTGGCTGCTGCCTCGTCTGCCGGTAGCGCCGCCAGGTGGTGGAGGATGTCGTCTTCCTGAGGAATGCCCAGCGCCCGCTTGATCGCCGGGAAATCATGCACCGCCAGGGTCAGGGTGCCGTCCATGTCGAACACCCAGTGACGTGCTTCGCGCAGTACCTTCACTTCCAGTCCTCGCGCACGCGCGTCAGCCCCTCCTGAGCCACCGACGCGACCAGCTCGCCCTGGCGGTTGTAGATGCTGGCGCGGGAGAAACCACGAGCATTGCCCGCCCAGGGGCTGTCCATGGCATACAGCAACCAGTCGTCCATGCGCAGGTTGCGGTGGAACCACAGCGAATGGTCGAGACTCGCCACCTGCATGAATTTCTGGAACACCGACACGCCATGCGGCTGCATCGAGGTGGTCAGCAGATTGAAGTCACTGGCATAGGCCAGCAGGTACTTGTGCAACTGCGGGTCGTCCGGCAGCTCGCCAGCGGCGCGGAACCATACGTACTTGACCGGTTCGCAAGGCTGCGGAGCAAAGGGGTTGATCAGGGTGACCGGGCGAATCTCGATGGGTTTGTCGCTGATCGCACGCTCGCGCATGCGCTCGGGAATCATCGGCGCCACCATTCGCGCCAGATCGGTTTCCGACTTCAAGCCCTCGGGGCCGGGTACGTCCGGCATCTGGCTCTGGTGGTGGAAGCCCTCTTCTTCATATTGAAACGACGCACTGCAGAAGAAGATCGGCTTGCCCTTCTGCACCGCCACCACGCGACGGGTGCTGAAGCTGCCACCATCGCGGGTACGCTCGACCTGATAGACCACCGGCAGGCTGGCATCGCCAGGGCGCAGGAAGTAGCCGTGCATGGAATGCACGTGACGCGCTTCCTCGACCGTCTGGCTGGCAGCGGAGATGCACTGGCCAAGCACCTGGCCGCCGAATAGCTGGCGAAAACCAAGATCCTGGCTGCGGCCACGGAACAGGTTTTCCTCGATCTGCTCCAGGCTGAGCAGCGCCACCAGATCATCGAGAACCTGAGTCATGGGGTGTCGTCTCCTTGCATGGGGGTATACGCAATTGCGGGTAGGCCGGCAGCGATGTCAGGCGTTCATCCCAAACGGCGCGGCCAAGGGTGAAATGGTAAAGACTTTGCAGCCCGCTGTCGGCATCTCCAAGCAGCTCACGCAAAGCATCGTCGAAATAGCAACCGATGCCCGTACCGGAAAGCCCTGCCGCTTCGGCTTCCAGATAGAGCAACTGACCAATCTGGCCACACTCCCAGTAGAGCCTGGGATAGCGCCAGTCGCCATTGGCCACCACGCGTTCCACCCGCGCCAGCATGGCCAAGGCCACGCAGCCATCGGCGGCGATGTCCTGGCCGCAACTGAGAAATCCCGCCAGACCACGGGCATCGCCTTCGAGCAGGCGGTACAGCGGCAGCTCGGCATCCACTCGCTGCCATTGGTAATCCTCGCGTAGCGGCTGTACACCGTTGCCCGTGCGATCCAGCCAGTACAACCCCGGCGCCAGCCCCTGCACGCGGTGCACGAAGAGCAGCAGATCGATCTCGCTCGGCTCGCCGCTCACGGCGAAGGGTACCGGCGAGCGCTGCGGCAGCAGGCGACGCAGCCAGGCCAGCAGCAGTTCGGCCTGGATGCCGCTGCGGCCATCCATGGCCTGCGCACTGCGCCGGCGATGCAGGATCGGCCGCAGTGGCAGGCCGGGGTTGTCATTGCGAACGCTGGCTGCATCCGCGCTCCAGGCAGCGCGCCCACGTGCCGGCGCGCGGCACAGTGCGTGTACGCGTTGCAACTCGGGCCAGTGGCGATACTCGCGCGACAGACGATTGGGCGCCCCAATCCGCTCGAGGTGCGCCAACCCGTTCAGCAGGGTTTCGGGCAGCGCGAACTCCATCGTTTGCGCCGGGCCGATCCACAGCAGGCAGTCGCCGTGTTCGGCCTCATGAAAGTCGTCTCCGTCCAGTCCCAGCAGGCCGTCCAGACGAGCCTCGGCCACGCCATGCAGCATGCGCACCTGCCACCCCTGCACGCTAGCGGCGATGGCTAGCGCCGCCAGGGCATGCCCCAGGTCGTGCTGGCAGTAACGGTAGGCGCGCTCACCATACTTCCAGGCCTCGCGCCAGACGATGCTGCTCAGCCCCAGGAGAAAGCCACCGGGCGGCAGACTGTCGGCAAGCTGCCGGCCAAGCGGCGGCGGTAGCTCGCTGCGCACCTCCAGCGCATGCATATCCGGCGCGTAGTGGGCCAGCACACCGCCCTCATCCACGCCCCCCGGCGGCAGCAACAGATAGGCCTCGGTCGGGTGCAGATTGCCGGATGACGGGTTGCCCCGCAGCGCCCAGCGGCTGCCGCCAGCCTCCTTCCAGGCAGAGATAGCCAGGCTGTCGTACAGCAGCTGCGAGATGCTGGCCAGATCCACTGGCGCGGGTGCTGCCTGCGGACCGGCGAATACAGTGTCGTACGCTGGCCCCTCTTCCATCGGGCGGTGGTACAGCTCGATCAGCCGTGCGCCCTCGTAGCGGCGAAACGGCGCGGGCTGAGTCGCCCAATCCAGACGTCCCGGCCCCGGCGCGAAACGTTCAGGCTCATGCTTGCTGAGCTGGTGATAGGCAAGCACCTCGCTCATTGCTGCGCCTGCCACTGCTCACGGCGGATGCGATAGAGCACGTGAGGTTGCATCGGGTGGCCATCCGGCACACGCGGATGGAGAAAATCGCCACTTTCGTCACGCTGCATGCCGATACTGCGCATCACCGCCTGCGACGGCAGGTTGGCCGACGCGGTAAAGCTCACCACCTCGTCCAGCGCGAGGCGTTCGAACGCCACAGCCAGTGCCGCACGCGCCGCCTCGCTGGCATAGCCCTGGCGCCAGTGCGCCCGAGCAAGACGCCAGCCAATTTCCACAGCCGGTACGAAGGGCGCCTCGAAACCGACCTGAGCCAGACCGGTGAAACCGATCAGCTCGCCGTCGTCGCGCCGCTCCAGTGCCCAGAAGGTGAACCCATGTTGCTCGTGATGTGCACGCAAGCGCGCCAGCAACTGGGCACTCTGCTCGGCATCCAGCGGCTCAGGGAAATGGCGCATCACCTCGATATCGGCATTCAGCGCGACCAGCGCCGGCAGATCAGTGGCGCGCCAGGCCCGCAGCAACAGGCGCTCGGAGGAGGTTTCGATCAGGGGCATGGCAGTTGTCTCGATTGGCTGCGACCATACGTCGTCAATTCGCTTGAGCCGTCATTGTATGCCGCTACCGCTGGTCTACCACGAGGATTACAGCCCGCCCTTCCCGGCCGGGCATCGTTTCCCCATGGAGAAATTCCGCCTGCTGCGCGATCACCTGGTCGATAGCGGCCTGACCAGCGATGCCGAACTGCAACGCCCGGAGCTGTGCCCGGCGGAGATTCTCGCCCTGGTTCATTGCCCGGACTACATCGCCCGCTACATGGCCGGCGAGCTGCCCTCCGAGGATCAGCGCCGTCTCGGCCTGCCCTGGAGCGAAGCGCTGGCGCAGCGCACCGTGCGCGCCGTGGGCGGCTCGTTGCTGACCGCCGAACTGGCGCTGCGTCACGGCCTGGCCTGCCACCTGGCTGGCGGCACGCACCATGCGCACTATGACTTTCCCTCGGGTTTCTGCATCTTCAACGACCTGGCGGTGATCGCCCGTTACCTGCTCGAAGCGGGTCGCGTGCACCGCGTGCTGATCTTCGACTGCGACGTGCACCAGGGCGACGGCACCGCACGGCTGCTGGAAAACGAGCCGGACGCGATCACCGTATCGCTGCACTGCGAACAGAACTTCCCGGCGCGCAAGGCGCAGAGCGACTGGGACATCCCCCTGCCACGCGGCATGGGCGACGCCGATTACCTGAAGGTGGTGGACGACACGCTGAACTACCTGCTGCCGATCTACCAGCCGGACCTAGTGCTCTACGACGCAGGTGTCGACGTGCATAAAGACGATGCCCTGGGCTACCTGCAACTCACCGACGCCGGCCTGGCCGCCCGCGATGAAGCCGTGCTGCAGCACTGCCTGGGGCGCGACATTCCGGTGCTGGGGGTGATAGGCGGCGGTTACTCGAAGGATCACGTCGCCCTCGCCCGCCGCCACGGCATCCTCCATCACAGCGCCGCAAGGGTGTGGGCGGCGCGAGGGTTGCGCTAAGGATCAGCCGGCCTGCACCTTGTCCAACGCCTGCTCCAGTGTGGTCACGGTGCGTTCGATATTACCCAGCTTGTCCAGCCCGAACAGACCAAGGCGGAAGGTCTGGAAGTCCGCCGGCTCGTCGCATTGCAGCGGCACGCCGGCGGCGATCTGCAGGCCGATGGCGGCGAACTTGGCGCCGGTCTTGATCTGCGCGTCATCGGTGTAGCAGACCACCACGCCCGGCGCCTCGAAGCCCTTGGCCGCGACGCTCTTGAAGCCCCGTGCAGCCAACAGGGCGCGCACACGGTCACCGAGTTCCTGTTGTTGCTGGCGCACCTTGGCGAAACCGATGGCCTTGGCCTCCAGCATGGCGTCACGGAAGCGCGCCAGAGCATCGCTGGGCATGGTGGCGTGGTAAGCGTGGCCGCCCTGTTCGTAGGCCTGCATGATCTGCAGCCACTTCTTCAGGTCACAGGCGAAGCTGGTGCTCTGGGTCGCCTCGACGCGCGCCTGTGCGGCTTCGCTCAGCATCACCAGGGCGCAGCAGGGCGAGGCGCTCCAGCCCTTCTGCGGGGCGCTGATCAGCACGTCGATGCCACAGGCCCGCATGTCCACCCAGAGGGTGCCGGAGGCGATGCAGTCGAGCACGAACAGGCCACCGACGGCATGTACCGCATCGCTCACCGCGCGCAGGTAATCATCCGGCAGGATCATGCCCGAAGAGGTTTCCACGTGCGGGGCGAACACCACCTGTGGTTTCTCGGCGGCAATGGTCGCCAGCACCTCGTCCAGCGGCGCCGGCGCGAAGGCGGCTTGCGGGCCGTCGGCGACCGGGCGCGCCTTGAGCACCTGGGCCTCGGCTGGAATGCGGCCCATGTCGAAAATCTGCGTCCAGCGGTAGCTGAACCAGCCGTTGCGTATCACCAGGCACTTCTGTTCCGTCGCCAACTGCCGCGCCACCGCTTCCATGCCGTAGGTGCCGCTGCCCGGCACCACTGCCACGGCATGGGCGTTGTAGACCTGTTTCAGGGTGGCGGAGATATCGCGCATCACACCCTGAAACGACTGCGACATATGGTTCAGCGAGCGGTCGGTGTAGACCACCGAATATTCGATCAGGCCATCGGGATCGATGTCGGGACAGATTTGGGACATGGCAGGCTCCAGCCGAAAAAGGTTCGAACAGAACCTGCCCCAACCCCGAGCAAATGACAAGGCCGCAAGGCTCTCGGGTAGAATGCGCAGCCTTTCTCCTACCTGCTCACCGCCATGACCACAGCCACCAAGCCCACCGCTCATCACGTCGCCATCATCGGCGGCGGCCCCGCCGGGCTGATGGCTGCCGAAGTGCTGGCGCAAGGCGGTGTGTGCGTGGAGCTGTTCGACGCCATGCCCTCGGTGGGGCGCAAGTTCCTGCTGGCCGGCGTCGGTGGCATGAACATCACCCACTCCGAGCCCAAGGATGCCTTTATCGGCCGCTACGGCGAGCGCCAGGCCGAGGTCGCGGCGCTGCTGCGCGAGTTCGATGCCGATGCCCTGCGTGCCTGGATTCACGGCCTGGGCATCGACACCTTCGTCGGCACCTCCGGCCGCGTATTCCCCAGCGACATGAAGGCCGCGCCGCTGCTGCGTGCCTGGCTGCGCCGCCTGCGCGAGCTGGGGGTGGCGATCCATACCCGCAGCCGCTGGCTGGGCTGGAACGATGACGGCAGCCTGCGTATTGCCGGGCCGGACGGCGAACGCGCCGTGGCCGCCGATGCCTGCCTGCTGGCCTTGGGTGGCGGCAGTTGGGCGCGCCTGGGCTCAGACGGCGCCTGGGTGCCGCTGCTGCAGGCGCGCGGCATCGAGGTGGCGGCGCTGAAACCGAGCAACTGCGGCTTCGAGGTCGCCGGATGGAGCGACCATCTGCGGGAAAAATTCGCCGGTGCGCCGCTGAAGAATGTCGCCCTCAGCCTGCCCGACCAGCCCGCCCGCATCGGTGAATTCGTGCTGACGGCTGGCGGTTTCGAAGGCAGCCTGGTGTACGCCTTTTCCGCCGATATCCGTCGCGCCATCGAGGCCGATGGCCAGGCGCTGATCCACCTCGATCTGCTGCCGCAGATGCCACTGACCAAGGTGCAACAGGCGCTGGCCAAGCCACGCGGCAAGCACTCGATGGCCAAACACCTGCATCGCCAGGCCGGTCTCGAAGGCGTGAAAGCCGCATTGCTGCGCGAACTGGCGCCGGCCGCAGCCTTTGCCGAGCCGGTCGATCTGGCACTCTGGATCAAGGCGCTGCCCATCACCCTGCTGCGTACCCGGCCGCTGGACGAGGCGATCAGCAGCGCCGGCGGCGTGCCCTTCGCGGCACTGGATGACGGTCTGATGCTCAAGGCACTGCCCGGCGTGTTCTGCGCCGGCGAGATGCTCGACTGGGAAGCGCCCACCGGCGGCTATCTACTCACTGCGTGTTTCGCCAGCGGGCGGGTCGCGGCGCAGGGCGTACTCGACTGGTTACAAGCCGTGTAGTTGTGGCGGGCCGGGCGGCGCTCCGCTTCAGCCCACCAAAGCTGGCCGCTGTCGGTGGGCTGAAGCCCACCCTACGGACTGGCTAAGGCCGTAGGGCGGGTGCAACCCGCCATATCCGGTTGGCGGGTTTAACCCGCCCTACGCCTGAAAAACCGCTGAAACCACTGTGACGCCGCACGGGCTGCGACTATGCTGAGCTTCAGCGCTCTCCCACACAGGTAATCCTCCGCCGTGATCCCGCTGCTGGTCTGCGACGACTCCAATATGGCGCGCAAGCAATTGATCCGCGCCTTGCCGGCTGAATGGCCAGTTTCCCTCAGTCAGGCGAGCAACGGCGAGGAGGCGCTGGCGCTGATCCGCCAGGGCCTGGGCCAAGTCATGCTGCTCGACCTGACCATGCCGGTGCTCGACGGCTACCAGACCCTCGCGGCGCTACGCGCCGAAGCACTCAAGAGCCAGGTCATCGTGGTGTCCGGCGACGTGCAGGAAGAAGCCGTGCGTCGCGTACGCGAACTGGGTGCGCTGGCATTCATCAAGAAACCAGCCGATCCGGAAATCCTGCGCCAGACGCTGATCGATCTGAAACTGTTCGACCCTCAGGCCACACCGGCCGCGCAGGCCCAGGCTGCGGCATTGTCGGAGCTCAAGGTCAGCTTCCGTGATGCCCTGCGCGAGGTGAGCAACGTCGCCATGGGTCGCGCCGCTGCGCTGCTGGCCAAGGTGCTCGGAGTATTCGTGCAGCTGCCGGTGCCACAGGTGAACATCTTCGAGGTCAGCGAACTGCACATGACCCTGCTCGACGCCCAACGCGGCGAGCGCTTCAGCGCCATCTGCCAGGGCTTCATCGGCGAAGCCATCGCCGGCGAAGCGCTGCTGCTGTTCCATGATTCGGAAGTGAACGACATGGCGCGCCTGCTCGGCTGGCAGCCAAAGAACGAAGCGGAAACCTCGGAGATGCTCCTGGATCTGGCCAGCATCCTGATCGGTGCCTGCCTGGCCGGCGTCGCCGAGCAGCTCGACCTGCGTTTCTCCCAGGGCCACCCGCAATTGCTCGGCCAGCACGCCAGCCTCGACCAGATCATCCAGGTCAACCGCCAGCGCTGGCGCAAGACCCTAGCCGTGGAGATCAGCTACAGCCTGGAGGGCCACGCCATTCATTTCGACCTGCTGCTGTTGTTCACCGAAGACTCGATCAAGCGCCTGACCGCCAAGATCGGCTACCTGATGGAGTAAGGCCATGCCCGCGCAGATCGATATCAAGGAAGTCCACTGGCTGCTCGACATCGTGCAGTGCATCGACGTCGGCGTGGTAGTGCTCGACCGCCAGTACCGCGTCGAGGTGTGGAACGCCTTTATGGAAAACCACTCGGGATTGGGCCCGGATCAGGTACAGGGCCGCTCCTTGTTCGAGCTGTTCCCCGACATCGACCGCCCCTGGCTGGAACGCAAGGTGGAAAGCGTGGTGCAACTGGGCACGCGTGCGTTCAGCCTGTGGCAGCAACGCCCCTACCTGATGCGTTTCAAAAGCTACCAGCCGATCACCGGCCAGGCCGACTTCATGTACCAGAACGTTACCCTGCTGCCGCTGGCCGGCCAGCCAGTGGAGCACGTGTGCCTGGTAATCTACGACATGACCGCCGCCGCCGTGGCCGCGCGAACGACTCAATGATGCCACCGTAGCCCGGATGCATCGATGCTCCCGGATTGCATCCGGGCTACGGTTCTGACGAAAAAGGGATTTACATGCTGCGCAGCGTCGAACTGAAAACCTTCGTCCCGGCACGGGACTTCACCCTGAGCATGGATTTCTACCAGGCCATGGGCTTCAAGCCCGGCTGGTCGGACGAACAGATGGCGTACTTCAGCCACGGCGATCACTGCGCCTTCCTGTTGCAGAACTTCTACGTCAAGGAGCAGGCGGAGAACTTCGTCATGCACCTGCTGGTGGAGGAAGTCGATGCCTGGTGGCAGCAGATTCAGGCAGCGCGCCTTGACGAGCGTTTCGGTACGCGGCTGATCGCGCCGCAGGACCAGCCCTGGGGCATACGCGAGTTCATGGTGTTCGACCCCAGCGGCGTGCTCTGGCGAATCGGCCAGAACATCTAAGCAGTCGCGGCTAAAGCCCCTCCCACATCGGAAGACATGCGCCTGTGGGAGCGGCTGAGCGGCATCCGCTTTAGCCGCGAGCCTTTTGCAGACTACTTCTTGCCGCCCTTGGGCTTGCTGCCGAAGCTCGGTACCTTGCGTACCGCCTTGGCCTTGGGCTTGGCGTCCTCTTCCTCGAACCAGCGGCCAAGGTGGATATTGCCCTTACCGCCTGCCTTGCCCGCGCCGGGGATCAGCTTCTGCTTGGGCTTCTTGGGTTTCTTCAGCACCTGGCCGCCGACCGCCGTCAGCGGTACGCGGTGATCGGGAATGAAGTCCGGCTCGTCGACACGTTTGATCAACTGCTGGGTCAGGTTCTCGATCGCCGCCAACTGGTCGACTTCGTCGGCGCAGACCAGCGAGATCGCCTCACCCGTGCTGCCCGCGCGACCGGTACGGCCGATGCGGTGCACGTAGTCTTCGGCGTTGATCGGCAGGTCGAGGTTGACCACCAGCGGCAGGTCGTCGATATCCAGGCCGCGTGCGGCCACGTCGGTGGCCACCAGGATCTGCACCTCACCGGCCTTGAAGCGCTCCAGTGCACGCAGGCGGCTGGGCTGCGGCTTGTCGCCGTGGATCGAGTCGGCAGCCACGCCCATGGCCAGCAGTTCCTGTTCGAGCTGATCGACACCCTTGCGGGTCTTGGCGAACACCAGCACCTGGCCCCAACGCTTGACCTGCAACAGGTGCAGGAACAGCTCGCTCTTGCGCTTCTTGTCTACCGGGATCAGCCACTGTTTGACGGTCTTGGCGGCGGCATTGCGCGGGCTGACTTCCACCGACAGCGGGTCGCGCAGCAGCTCGCCAGCCATCTGCCGGATGGCATCGGAGAAGGTGGCGGAGAACAGCAGGGTCTGGCGTTTTTTCGGCAGCGCACTGAACAGCTCGTCCAGCTCGCGGGCGAAGCCCAGGTCGAGCATGCGATCGGCCTCATCGAGGATCAGCGTCTGCAACTGAGAAAACTTCACGGCGTTCTGCCGGTACAGGTCGAGCAGCCGACCTGGCGTGGCCACCAGCACGTCGACGCCCTTGCGCAGTTTCATCATCTGCGGGTTGATGCTGACCCCGCCGTACACCGCGTAGCTGGTCAACGGCAGATGCTGGCCGTAGGCCTGGAAGCTCTGCAGCACCTGTTCGGCCAGTTCGCGAGTCGGCGTCAGCACCAGCGCACGCACACTGTTGCTGGCGACCTGCGGGCCTTCCAGGGTCAGGCGCTGCAGCAGCGGCAGGGCGAAACCGGCGGTCTTGCCGGTGCCGGTCTGCGCCGCCGCCATCAGGTCACGCCCCTTGAGCACGGCGGGTATGGCCTGGCTCTGCACCGGGGTCGGCGTCTTGTAGTCGAGGTCAGCGAGGGTGCGCAGCAGCGGCTCGATCAAACCGAGGGAGGCGAAGGTCATGGGGCAACCAGGATGGCAATGGAAACAGTCGCGCAGTTTACCCTTTCCCCACCCGTAGGAGCGGCTTCAGCCGCGAAAATCGCCGCTGCGGCTGCATGCATGAATGCAGGAGGCAGAACGAAGCAGGATGCCCGGTCGAAAGCGCCTGCCACAGGCCTCTAGCCGCGCCGAGGGCGCACGTAGCCCGGATGCAATCCGGGGCCACTGTCACCGTTTCCCCGGATTGCATCCGGGCTACGCAAGAGCGGCTTCAGGCGCGAAATTCCTCCGGCGTAGCCTCGCCAATGCAGCCTGGGACTTCGTGGGAGGGGCTTTAGCCGCGATAAAAGCTCGCGGCTAAAGCGGGATGCCGCCCAGCCGCTCCTACAGGTACGAGGAAAACCTCAGCAGGCAGTGGCCAGCAACGCCCGCACCTTGGCCGCCGAAAGGTTCTGCAACTGGCAGAGAAAGGCATGATCGGCCTGGTGCCGGCCATGGCGCTCGCGCAGCAGGCCGAACAGGTGCAGGGTCAGATTCGCCGCCATCTCGGCATCGGCCAGCGCACGGTGAGCGCGGCCAGTATCCGGCAAGCCGGCCCAGGCGTTGAGGTTGCCCAGCTTGTGACTTGGCGCCTCCGGCAGCAGACGCCGCGACAGCAGCAACGAACAGGCGAAAGGCTGCAGGCGACGGCGCCGAACGCGCGCCAGTTCGGCGTCCCAGAACTTCTGGTCGAAAGAGGCGTTATGCGCCAGCAACGGCCTTTCGCCGATGAAGTCGGCCACTTCGTTCATCACTTGGTCAGACGGCGGTGCCTTGCGCAGCATGGCGTTGCTGATGCCGGTCAGTTGCTCGATGAACGGCGGTACCCAGGCGCCACTGTTCATCAGGCTCTGGTAGCGGTCAACGATGCGCCCGCCTTCGATGATCGCCACGCCGATCTCGGTGGCGCGCGCCTGGGTCGGCGATACGCCAGTGGTTTCGAAGTCGATGACGGCGATGGATTCCACGTAAAACCTCGGAGCTGGTGAAGATGTCGTCGCGAGCGAAGGCCCCTCGCGTTGAACCTGCCTAGGGCAAGCGGAGTGCATTGAATGCGAGCAGCGCCGAAGCGCGAGATGCCGAGCGCATTACGAAGCTCTCAGTGATTTCTCAGCAACAACTCGCCTTCGATGGGCACGTACAGGCTGGCGGCACGAATCAACGACTGCGCCGTCAGCCCCGGCGCGCCGAAGGCGATGGCTTCCACGCCACGGCTGCGCACGCGCTCGAGCAACAGGTCGAAGTCACCATCGCCCGAGGCCAGGACGATCTCGTCGACGCGCTCGACCGCATCGAGCACGTCGATGGTGATGCCCACGTCCCAGTCGCCCTTGGCCGAGCCGTCGGCACGCTGGATATAGGGTTTGAGCTTCACGGTGAAACCCAGCTTGCGCAGGATCTGCTGGAACTGCTGCTGCTTGGCGTCACCACGGTCGATGGCGTAGGCATAGGCCTCGACGATCACGCCACGACGACTGACCTCGGCCCACAGCACGCTGTAGTCGAAATGGCAGCCATGCACCTGGCGCACCGTGTAGTAGAGGTTCTGCACATCGGCGAATACGGCGATCTTCTTCACCGGGAGTCCTCGGGGGTGACGAAGGCGCCAGTATGCCAGAGCTGGCGGCATCCTGCGTCCAGGGCTGGCCGGGGCGCGACGCAGCCCCTATCCTTGCCGCCATGACGCCTCTAGAACACCTCTGCCAGCGCAACCTCGACCTGCTCCAACGCCTGCAAATCAGCCATCGCCTGATCGAGCACGAAGCCGTGCTGGACTACCCCACCGCCCACGCCGTGCGCAGGCGCTTCGGCCTGCGCGGCGTGGAGAGCAAGAGCCTGTTCCTGCGCGTCGATGCGCAGCGCTACGCGATGCTGGTCACCCTTGAAGGCGCTCGCGCCGACTGGGCCAGACTCAAAGCGCTGCTCGGCAAACGCCCGCGTATCGCCAGCGATGAAGAGCTGACCGAGCACACCGGCTGCGTGCCGATGTGCGCTTGCCCATTCGGCCATGACGCCACTATCACCCTGCTGATCGACCGCGCGGTGCTGGCCTGCGACTTTCTGCTGTATTCACCCGGCCCGCCGCAGTTGACCCTGGAAGTACCTGGCGATGAACTGCCGCGCCTGCTCGCCGCGCTGCCCAATGCGCAGCTGGAGTACCCTTGAACCTATCCCGGCAACCCGCCACAGTGCGGGTACCCTGACATTTGGTAACCCGTCGATGAGCCCACTTTCCGTTTTACGCGACGCCTGGTTCTTCTCCAGCCACAACCTCGCCGCCATTGCCCGCCTGACCCTGCCGCTGTTGCTACTCGAAGCCATCGCCCAGACGATCCTCGCCGCTCAGCTCGGCGAAGGCGCCAACCCGGCCTATGGCGTGCTGCTCGGCATTCTCTTCTACCCGCTGTACGCCGCGCCGCTGATTCTCTTCCTACACGCCCGCAGCATCGGCCAGTCGCCTGGCAACGCCCAGCTGTTCGCGGCTGGCTTGCAGCTATGGCCGACCTTCGCTCTGATGACCGGCCTGAGCACCCTGGCGATCATGTTAGGCCTGTCGCTGTTCATCGTGCCGGGCATCTGGATCATGATGCGCCTGGCCTTCTCCGAATTGATCCTGGTGCTCCGCCAGGAGCCGCCACTGCGTGCCCTGCAAGCCAGTTTCACGCTGACCGACGGGC harbors:
- a CDS encoding YbaK/EbsC family protein — its product is MTPLEHLCQRNLDLLQRLQISHRLIEHEAVLDYPTAHAVRRRFGLRGVESKSLFLRVDAQRYAMLVTLEGARADWARLKALLGKRPRIASDEELTEHTGCVPMCACPFGHDATITLLIDRAVLACDFLLYSPGPPQLTLEVPGDELPRLLAALPNAQLEYP
- a CDS encoding YciC family protein, whose protein sequence is MSPLSVLRDAWFFSSHNLAAIARLTLPLLLLEAIAQTILAAQLGEGANPAYGVLLGILFYPLYAAPLILFLHARSIGQSPGNAQLFAAGLQLWPTFALMTGLSTLAIMLGLSLFIVPGIWIMMRLAFSELILVLRQEPPLRALQASFTLTDGRFWPVFACLANVLVPLWLLDWWTQPSQSDTLLWVLHQTGNGFLQLFAIVVLFRLFMLLEPQQAANDENSD